One genomic region from Neospora caninum Liverpool complete genome, chromosome V encodes:
- a CDS encoding putative TCP-1/cpn60 family chaperonin yields the protein MFANRYGLSGLLKEGHRSFTGIDEVTAKNIDACKALTDLTRTSLGPNSLSKLVVTSLGKRIVTAHTALIVKELEVQHPAAKMLALAAEMQQQEFGGAVNLLLVFAGQLLAQAEYLLKQGLHPNDVVRGYEMAVAKLPAFLEESVCHTLKSLTDEQALAEVLESTVGTKPLCAEGRLHKLVAQAAAMVMPPNNPKDFDVENIRVAKLVGGRLSQSVVLKGMVVTRPPSGSVESKQNCKVMVLGCGLECSTTEAKGTVLVHNAEELKNFTKGEERQMEEIIKGIKDAGVEVIIVHGGAISDVAQHFCNKYDILTLKIQSKFETRRLCRALGATAVVRLGVPTPDELGSCLSISVSEISSKKVTNILTKDSRVCTVVLRGSTPSVLDEAERAIDDAANLVKALTKDPRLVAGAGATEMEMSRKFAAFGATLPGVEQYAVLKFGEAFEMIPRLLAESSGHSGTEVLAALHAAHGQGRVHDGVNTDISVCYPSAKSAVATGAPSSLTVNAVEKKIYDHHMMKQWALRLGADAALTVLRVDQIIMARPAGGPAPRAPGAPDLD from the exons ATG TTCGCAAACCGGTACGGCCTCTCGGGCCTCCTGAAGGAGGGCCACCGGAGCTTCACGGGTATCGATGAAGTGACGGCGAAGAACATAGACGCGTGCAAGGCGCTCACCGATCTGACTCGTACTTCTCTCG GGCCGAACAGTTTGTCAAAGTTGGTCGTCACTTCGCTCGGGAAGCGAATCGTGACTGCTCACACCGCGCTGATCGTGAAGGAACTCGAGGTCCAGCACCCCGCGGCGAAGATGCTCGCGCTGGCGGCAGAGATGCAGCAGCAGGAGTTTGGCGGCGCCGTCaatcttcttctcgtcttcgctgggCAACTTCTGGCGCAG GCAGAGTATCTCTTGAAGCAAGGCCTGCATCCGAATGACGTCGTGCGCGGCTACGAGATGGCCGTCGCCAAGCTGCCTGCCTTCTTGGAAGAGAGCGTGTGCCACACACTCAAGAGTCTGACCGATGAACAGGCTCTCGCTGAAG tcCTGGAGTCGACGGTGGGGACCAAGCCGCTGTGCGCCGAAGGTCGCCTCCACAAGCTCGTCGCCCAGGCCGCCGCAATGGTCATGCCTCCCAACAACCCTAAAGACTTTGACGTGGAAAACATTCGAGTTGCAAAGTTGGTTGGAGGACGACTCTCCCAGTCGGTTGTTCTCAAAGGAATGGTTGTCACAAGACCACCCAGCG GAAGTGTGGAGAGCAAACAAAACTGCAAGGTCATGGTGCTCGGTTGCGGCCTTGAGTGCTCGACAACCGAGGCGAAGGGAACGGTCCTTGTGCACAATGCCGAAGAACTGAAAAATTTCAccaagggagaggagagacagatggaGGAAATTATCAAAGGCATCAAAGACGCAGGCGTCGAAGTTATCATTGTTCACGGAGGAGCCATCAGTGACGTTGCACAGCATTTTTGCAACAAATACGATATCCTCACGCTGAAG ATCCAGTCCAAGTTTGAGACCCGCCGCCTCTGCAGAGCCCTgggcgcgaccgcggtcgtTAGGCTC gGTGTCCCCACGCCGGACGAATTGggttcgtgtctctccatttccGTCTCTGAAATCTCGTCGAAAAAAGTTACCAACATTCTGACAAAAGACTCTCGCGTATGTACCGTCGTCCTGAGAGGCAGCACTCCGTCAGTCCTCGATGAAGCGGAAAGAGCGATCGATGACGCCGCCAACCTCGTCAAGGCTCTGACAAAAGATCCTCGTCTCGTCGCCGGAGCAGGGGCAACGGAAATGGAGATGTCTAGAAAGTTTGCG GCGTTCGGCGCAACCCTGCCAGGCGTAGAACAGTACGCAGTGTTGAAATTCGGCGAAGCCTTCGAGATgattcctcgccttctcgctgagAGCTCCGGGCACAGTGGCACTG AGGTTCTGGCGGCTTTGCATGCGGCGCATGGCCAGGGTCGCGTTCACGACGGTGTTAACACAGACATTAGCGTTTGCTATCCGTCAGCCAAGAGCGCGGTGGCTACAGGTGCTCCTTCTTCGTTGACGGTTAATGCTGTTGAAAAGAAAATCTATGACCATCACATGATGAAGCAGTGGGCCCTCCGTCTAGGCGCTGACGCCGCACTGACAGTTCTTCGCGTGGACCAAATCATCATGGCCAGACCTGCGGGAGGGCCAGCGCCGC GAGCCCCTGGTGCGCCAGATCTCGATTAa